In Actinomadura citrea, a single window of DNA contains:
- a CDS encoding ABC transporter substrate-binding protein: MNRPLPLRALAAAMSAALATVPAAACGESPADPGSGAASVTGPARRTSYPLSFDNCGTKVTFTRPPRRVLILNGTSVGEVESFLTLGLEKSVLANAQTYGVSDDPSMIARIRALPTGGLTMNRNFDVPAEQVLRLKPDLVVSTWSGGFDAKRGFATREQLAAAGITSLVNPVNCANGKPDATEAEKRAYRAQSINSSLEFMALLGRIFDVQQRALAVVSGLRARVEAVRARTAGRPARKVVIAYPGMSMMNANGLPAVMTGGVYDDVIKAAGGVNAFSGRGEDATRTLNKEQLATAQVDVLVVGLFTPEEKGDAEAAKLFAAYPQWNAAKTRTYTVVSDSVYLGPLNALGVEKIAKVIGDA, from the coding sequence ATGAACCGTCCCCTTCCCTTGCGCGCCCTCGCGGCGGCGATGTCCGCCGCGCTCGCGACGGTGCCGGCCGCCGCCTGCGGCGAGTCCCCCGCCGACCCCGGTTCCGGTGCGGCGTCCGTGACCGGACCGGCGCGCAGGACGTCCTATCCCCTGTCGTTCGACAACTGCGGGACCAAGGTCACCTTCACCCGGCCGCCGCGGCGGGTGCTGATCCTCAACGGCACCTCGGTCGGCGAGGTGGAGAGCTTCCTGACGCTCGGTCTGGAGAAGAGCGTCCTGGCCAACGCCCAGACCTACGGCGTGTCCGACGACCCGTCCATGATCGCCCGGATCCGGGCGCTGCCGACCGGCGGGCTGACGATGAACAGGAACTTCGACGTCCCCGCCGAGCAGGTGCTGAGGCTCAAGCCCGACCTCGTGGTCTCCACCTGGTCGGGCGGGTTCGACGCCAAGCGCGGATTCGCCACCCGGGAGCAGCTCGCCGCCGCGGGGATCACGTCGCTGGTCAACCCGGTCAACTGCGCCAACGGAAAACCGGACGCCACCGAGGCCGAGAAGCGGGCGTACAGGGCCCAGTCGATCAACTCCTCGCTGGAGTTCATGGCGCTGCTCGGCCGGATCTTCGACGTCCAGCAGCGCGCCCTCGCGGTGGTCTCCGGCCTGCGCGCCCGCGTCGAGGCCGTGCGCGCGAGGACGGCCGGCAGACCCGCCAGGAAGGTCGTCATCGCCTACCCGGGCATGTCCATGATGAACGCCAACGGCCTGCCCGCCGTGATGACGGGAGGCGTCTACGACGACGTCATCAAGGCGGCCGGAGGGGTCAACGCGTTCTCCGGGCGCGGTGAGGACGCCACCCGCACCCTCAACAAGGAGCAGCTCGCCACCGCGCAGGTGGACGTCCTGGTGGTCGGGCTGTTCACCCCGGAGGAGAAGGGCGACGCCGAGGCCGCGAAGCTGTTCGCCGCCTACCCGCAGTGGAACGCCGCCAAGACGCGGACGTACACGGTCGTGTCCGACAGCGTCTACCTCGGCCCCCTCAACGCCCTGGGCGTCGAGAAGATCGCCAAGGTGATCGGCGATGCCTGA
- a CDS encoding response regulator encodes MSAPSTAPIKVLLADDEGLVRSGFALLIDVEDDIAVVAEATDGLQAVEMARATRPDVVLMDIRMPRLDGIQATARITAMRGLQDVRVLILTTYDTDAYVFEALQAGASGFLLKDAGPAELLHAIRVVAAGEALLAPRITRRLISKFTAWHTVSANARDRLAPLTDREREVLALIARGLSNQEIGAELFISPATARTHVSRTMTKLGARDRAQLVVIAYQTGLATPDA; translated from the coding sequence TTGAGCGCGCCGTCCACGGCGCCGATCAAGGTGCTGCTCGCCGACGACGAGGGCCTCGTGCGGTCCGGGTTCGCGCTGCTGATCGACGTCGAGGACGACATCGCCGTGGTCGCGGAGGCGACCGACGGCCTCCAGGCCGTCGAGATGGCCCGCGCCACCCGCCCCGACGTCGTCCTCATGGACATCCGCATGCCGAGGCTGGACGGCATCCAGGCCACGGCGCGGATCACCGCGATGCGCGGGCTGCAGGACGTCCGGGTCCTCATCCTCACCACCTACGACACCGACGCCTACGTCTTCGAGGCACTGCAGGCCGGGGCCAGCGGCTTCCTGCTGAAGGACGCCGGGCCGGCGGAGCTCCTGCACGCCATCCGGGTGGTCGCCGCCGGAGAGGCCCTGCTCGCACCCCGCATCACCAGGCGCCTCATCAGCAAGTTCACCGCGTGGCACACGGTGTCCGCGAACGCGCGGGACCGGCTCGCGCCGCTCACCGACCGCGAGCGGGAGGTGCTGGCCCTGATCGCACGGGGGCTGAGCAACCAGGAGATCGGCGCCGAACTGTTCATCAGCCCGGCCACCGCGCGCACCCACGTCAGCCGCACGATGACGAAACTCGGAGCGCGCGACCGCGCCCAGCTGGTCGTCATCGCCTACCAGACGGGCCTGGCAACCCCCGACGCATGA
- a CDS encoding sensor histidine kinase, which translates to MERRTGTFSLRAATHDTLLALLVTVMQVQGTVARVAAEGATRPLADLGDLGYALLVVSGLAVAVRRRRPVPVFAVTALASLAYYGLGFPDGPGWLALFVSLYTLVAYGDGRRSLVIAGAGISVLAAVWLYTAADIEPRAAIGWVFFRVGASVMSAALGESVRSRRVIAADAEKRAELAERTREEEARARVDAERLRIAREVHDTVAHAVAIINVQSGVTAHVLDKRPEQAREALRTIEQTSSRALREMRAVLGVLRDDGDGRAPHPGLDQIAELTAKAREAGLDVTLEASPPAAPLPSAVGNAAYRILQESVTNVIRHVGPTRVTVALTPGTDALEIRVTDEGRRTANGGATAPGDPGHGILGMRERCRLLGGEFDAGPTPGGGFEVTARLPLAPTGPRREAAP; encoded by the coding sequence ATGGAACGCCGTACCGGGACGTTCTCCCTGCGCGCGGCGACGCACGACACGCTGCTCGCGCTCCTCGTCACCGTGATGCAGGTCCAGGGAACGGTCGCCCGTGTCGCCGCCGAAGGGGCGACACGGCCGCTCGCCGACCTGGGAGACCTCGGATACGCGCTGCTGGTGGTGAGCGGCCTGGCCGTGGCCGTCCGCCGCCGCCGGCCGGTGCCGGTGTTCGCCGTCACCGCTCTCGCCAGCCTGGCGTACTACGGTCTCGGCTTCCCCGACGGACCCGGCTGGCTCGCGCTCTTCGTCTCCCTGTACACCCTCGTGGCCTACGGCGACGGACGCCGGTCACTGGTGATCGCCGGTGCGGGGATCAGCGTGCTGGCCGCCGTCTGGCTGTACACGGCGGCCGACATCGAGCCGCGGGCCGCCATCGGCTGGGTGTTCTTCCGCGTCGGCGCGTCGGTCATGAGCGCGGCTCTCGGCGAGTCCGTCCGGTCCCGCCGGGTCATCGCGGCCGACGCCGAGAAGCGCGCGGAACTGGCCGAACGGACCCGCGAGGAAGAAGCTCGGGCGCGCGTGGACGCCGAACGCCTCCGGATCGCCCGCGAGGTCCACGACACCGTCGCCCACGCGGTGGCGATCATCAACGTGCAGTCCGGGGTCACCGCGCACGTGCTCGACAAGCGTCCGGAGCAGGCGCGCGAAGCGCTGCGGACCATCGAGCAGACCAGTTCGCGGGCGCTGCGGGAGATGCGGGCCGTCCTCGGCGTCCTGCGCGACGACGGCGACGGCCGCGCACCGCACCCCGGCCTGGACCAGATCGCCGAGCTGACCGCCAAGGCCCGCGAAGCGGGGCTGGACGTCACGCTGGAGGCGTCCCCTCCCGCGGCGCCGCTGCCGAGCGCGGTGGGCAACGCCGCCTACCGGATCCTCCAGGAGTCGGTCACCAACGTGATCCGCCACGTCGGCCCCACCCGGGTGACGGTCGCGCTGACCCCCGGGACCGACGCCCTGGAGATCCGCGTGACCGACGAGGGCCGCCGCACCGCGAACGGCGGCGCGACCGCCCCGGGCGACCCCGGCCACGGGATCCTGGGCATGCGCGAGCGCTGCCGGCTGCTCGGCGGCGAGTTCGACGCCGGCCCGACTCCGGGCGGGGGGTTCGAGGTGACGGCCCGGCTCCCCCTCGCACCGACCGGGCCGCGACGGGAGGCGGCACCTTGA
- a CDS encoding MMPL family transporter, producing the protein MSDHSVPPRPDGALAALARFCHRRRRLVLLAWLVGVLAVAFAGFGYGAPSDNDFSGGDSGSAKAQKLIEAHFPERRGDTLTLAVRAAKGIDDPAARQRIEKVIAELDASPVTGPVTSPYQDGSLVTRDRRIARTTIPLTDEEAKRSDVEPLVAAVKDASGDGVTLGLGGERAEKAETPPQGPAEGVGLLTAAVILFVSFGSLVAMGLPIATALTAILGGIALIKLVGHLVPAPDFTVLVAALVGLGIGIDYALFIVTRYREARQDGDDPEGATAKAIATAGRAVLFAGTTVVIALLGLVVMGQRLMTGVAIAASVTVLVTMVAAVTLLPALLGFTGRRIDSLRLPRRASRPRSRERRAPAERWAAVVQRRPLAAAVLAGTGLLVLAAPVLSMRLSLPDASVQPHDRSSHTSYTILSEGFGPGYGAPLIFAARVGSADADLRPVVEAVGRTEGIASVTPPRISKDGRAATFMAFPESGAQDEATADLVHRLRDDVLPGAPGGGGVQVGGPNAGAIDIAEEVGSRLPLMIAVVVALSLALLVALVRSVTIALQAAVMNLLSIGAAYGVLVAVVQWGWLGSALGFPTAMPITTWVPMMMFPLLFGLSMDYEVFLISRVREEYERTGDTRTAVTRGLARTAKVITAAAAIMIAVFSTSLLGPDVSVKQIGLGMAVAVFVDATVVRMVLVPAVMELCGRANWWMPGRRGPAHAGETPLQGAGSRETSGTMWAGRR; encoded by the coding sequence ATGAGCGATCACTCCGTACCCCCTCGACCGGACGGCGCCCTCGCGGCGCTGGCCCGCTTCTGCCACCGGCGCCGCCGCCTGGTCCTCCTGGCCTGGCTCGTCGGCGTGCTCGCCGTGGCGTTCGCAGGCTTCGGCTACGGTGCCCCGTCCGACAACGACTTCTCCGGCGGAGACTCCGGATCCGCCAAGGCGCAGAAGCTGATCGAGGCGCACTTCCCCGAGCGGCGGGGCGACACCCTGACCCTCGCGGTCAGGGCGGCGAAGGGGATCGACGACCCCGCCGCCCGGCAGCGGATCGAGAAGGTCATCGCCGAGCTGGACGCCTCGCCCGTGACCGGGCCGGTGACCTCGCCGTACCAGGACGGGAGCCTGGTGACGCGGGATCGCCGCATCGCCCGGACGACCATCCCCCTGACCGACGAGGAGGCGAAGAGGTCCGACGTCGAGCCGCTGGTGGCCGCGGTCAAGGACGCCTCCGGCGACGGCGTGACGCTGGGGCTGGGCGGCGAGCGGGCGGAGAAGGCCGAGACGCCCCCGCAGGGCCCGGCCGAGGGCGTGGGCCTCCTGACCGCGGCGGTGATCCTGTTCGTCTCCTTCGGGTCGCTGGTCGCGATGGGCCTGCCGATCGCGACGGCACTGACGGCGATCCTCGGCGGCATCGCCCTGATCAAACTGGTGGGGCACCTCGTCCCCGCGCCGGACTTCACGGTCCTCGTCGCCGCGCTGGTCGGCCTCGGCATCGGCATCGACTACGCGCTGTTCATCGTGACCCGCTACCGGGAGGCCCGGCAGGACGGCGACGACCCCGAGGGCGCCACGGCCAAGGCCATCGCCACCGCCGGACGCGCCGTGCTGTTCGCCGGCACGACCGTGGTGATCGCGCTGCTCGGACTGGTCGTGATGGGGCAGCGGCTGATGACCGGCGTGGCCATCGCCGCGTCGGTGACGGTGCTGGTCACGATGGTCGCCGCGGTGACGCTGCTGCCGGCGCTCCTGGGCTTCACCGGTCGCCGGATCGACTCGCTGCGGCTGCCGCGCCGCGCGTCCCGCCCGCGTTCCCGCGAGCGCCGTGCCCCCGCCGAGCGCTGGGCCGCCGTGGTGCAGCGCAGGCCGCTGGCCGCCGCGGTCCTGGCGGGGACGGGCCTGCTGGTGCTGGCCGCCCCCGTGCTGTCGATGCGGCTGAGCCTGCCCGACGCGAGCGTCCAGCCGCACGACCGGAGCAGCCACACCTCGTACACGATTCTCTCCGAGGGCTTCGGGCCCGGCTACGGCGCGCCCCTGATCTTCGCCGCGCGGGTCGGGTCCGCGGACGCCGATCTGCGTCCCGTCGTCGAGGCGGTCGGCCGGACCGAGGGCATCGCCTCCGTCACACCGCCCCGGATCAGTAAGGACGGGCGGGCGGCCACGTTCATGGCCTTCCCCGAGAGCGGCGCCCAGGACGAGGCGACCGCGGATCTGGTGCACCGGCTGCGCGACGACGTCCTGCCCGGGGCGCCGGGCGGCGGCGGGGTCCAGGTGGGCGGCCCGAACGCCGGCGCGATCGACATCGCCGAGGAGGTCGGCTCCCGTCTGCCCCTGATGATCGCGGTCGTCGTCGCCCTGTCCCTGGCGCTGCTGGTCGCGCTGGTCCGGTCGGTCACGATCGCGCTGCAGGCCGCGGTGATGAACCTGCTGTCGATCGGCGCCGCCTACGGCGTGCTGGTCGCGGTCGTCCAGTGGGGGTGGCTCGGCTCGGCCCTCGGTTTCCCCACCGCCATGCCGATCACCACCTGGGTACCGATGATGATGTTCCCGCTCCTGTTCGGCCTGTCCATGGACTACGAGGTCTTCCTGATCTCGCGGGTCCGGGAGGAGTACGAGCGCACCGGCGACACCCGGACGGCCGTCACCCGCGGCCTGGCGCGCACCGCCAAGGTCATCACCGCCGCGGCCGCCATCATGATCGCCGTCTTCTCGACGTCCCTGCTCGGCCCCGACGTCTCGGTCAAGCAGATCGGGCTCGGGATGGCCGTCGCCGTGTTCGTCGACGCCACCGTCGTCCGGATGGTCCTCGTCCCCGCGGTGATGGAGCTGTGCGGCCGAGCCAACTGGTGGATGCCCGGCCGTCGGGGCCCCGCCCATGCTGGAGAAACCCCGCTCCAGGGGGCCGGTTCGCGGGAGACGTCCGGCACAATGTGGGCGGGACGGAGGTGA
- a CDS encoding BlaI/MecI/CopY family transcriptional regulator — protein sequence MSALGGSLERSIMDVLWAAPRPLRVRELLAELNEDAEKALAYNTVQTVAERLAQKGLLRRTQDGPAFRYGPTRPREEYAVELMMDALSEAADHGAILARFAESVPPEDARHLLDALRRRTAGEDA from the coding sequence GTGTCCGCACTCGGAGGATCGCTCGAACGCTCCATCATGGACGTGCTCTGGGCGGCCCCCCGTCCGCTGCGGGTCCGTGAACTGCTGGCCGAGCTGAACGAGGACGCGGAGAAGGCGCTGGCCTACAACACCGTGCAGACCGTGGCCGAACGCCTGGCGCAGAAGGGCCTCCTCCGGCGCACGCAGGACGGCCCGGCCTTCCGCTACGGCCCGACGCGGCCGCGGGAGGAGTACGCGGTCGAGCTGATGATGGACGCGTTGAGCGAGGCCGCGGACCACGGCGCCATCCTGGCGAGGTTCGCCGAGAGCGTCCCGCCGGAGGACGCCCGGCACCTCCTGGACGCCCTGCGGCGGCGGACCGCCGGCGAGGACGCGTGA
- a CDS encoding M56 family metallopeptidase yields MIVLVTGLVVSVVVLGCAAGPVLDLLRRSAVGPGTAVACWAAALAGTCIAAAGIAAAALLAPPGPGHGFLSRLRDCLPHHGRIATAAAAVATAVLVAACAAVLARGLPRLGRAVRHRRRHREMLRLVAREDRRHPDVLVLDHPVAVAYSLPSRHRAIVVSTGAQQVLSAEELGAVLAHERAHLRQRHHVLLLAVDLVHAMLPWLPTVRRAKARLPLLLEMAADDAAVRAHGTQPLVGALCRLSAAPAVAGALGAAGAPAAGALMERVLRLEGAARARPRRAVRLAAGLFVVAAVAAPLLAGAVAIAELAATC; encoded by the coding sequence GTGATCGTCCTGGTGACCGGCCTGGTCGTTTCGGTGGTCGTGCTGGGGTGCGCGGCGGGGCCCGTTCTGGATCTCCTCAGGCGCTCGGCCGTCGGCCCCGGGACGGCCGTCGCCTGCTGGGCGGCCGCTCTCGCCGGAACGTGCATCGCCGCGGCGGGGATCGCGGCGGCGGCGCTGCTCGCGCCGCCGGGCCCGGGCCACGGATTCCTGTCCCGGCTGCGCGACTGCCTGCCCCACCACGGCCGGATCGCCACCGCCGCCGCGGCCGTCGCGACCGCCGTCCTCGTCGCGGCCTGCGCCGCCGTGCTCGCCCGCGGCCTGCCGAGGCTCGGCCGGGCCGTGCGCCACCGCCGGCGGCACCGGGAGATGCTGCGGCTGGTCGCCCGCGAGGACCGCCGCCATCCGGACGTCCTCGTCCTCGACCACCCCGTGGCCGTGGCGTACTCGCTGCCGTCCCGGCACCGCGCGATCGTGGTCAGCACCGGGGCCCAGCAGGTGCTCAGCGCCGAAGAGCTCGGCGCCGTCCTGGCGCATGAGCGGGCGCACCTGCGCCAGCGCCACCACGTGCTCCTGCTGGCCGTGGACCTGGTCCACGCCATGCTGCCGTGGCTGCCGACCGTCCGGCGCGCGAAGGCGCGGCTGCCGCTGCTGCTGGAGATGGCCGCGGACGACGCCGCGGTCCGCGCCCACGGCACGCAGCCGCTGGTCGGCGCGCTGTGCCGGCTTTCGGCGGCGCCCGCCGTCGCGGGGGCGCTCGGGGCCGCGGGCGCGCCGGCCGCCGGTGCGCTGATGGAGCGGGTGCTGCGGTTGGAGGGCGCCGCTCGGGCGAGGCCGCGGCGCGCCGTCCGGCTCGCGGCGGGTCTCTTCGTGGTGGCGGCGGTGGCCGCGCCGCTCCTGGCCGGGGCCGTGGCGATCGCCGAGCTCGCCGCGACGTGCTGA
- a CDS encoding C40 family peptidase, with the protein MQRRAAGPRTTARRRIRTGTAWTAAFALSAGLLAPAPAHAEPKPTRKQLTAQQEKLADEAEKLSEQYNGLRERLKQAEHAAKLAKGSALRQKQALDEARERMAKIAADSYKNGPADPAITFASSSDPQAVLDQSATLNYFAKQNDTRITQMLQVMQGADRSRKAAEQRAAQVRALTGEAKKKRRELQVKLKKVEKQLGTFKTAGARPGSIPNLSSGGASAKAMTAVRAALAQQGVPYSWGGGTASGPSYGTAQGANIKGFDCSGLTLYAYAQVGITLGHYTGSQYNAGTHVSMSQLKPGDLVFFHSDLHHMGMYIGNGNMVHAPQTGDVVKIAPLAGRPFAGGVRVA; encoded by the coding sequence ATGCAGCGACGAGCTGCCGGCCCCCGAACGACAGCCCGCCGCAGGATCCGCACCGGCACGGCATGGACGGCCGCCTTCGCGCTGTCCGCCGGGCTCCTCGCGCCCGCGCCCGCCCACGCCGAGCCCAAGCCGACGCGCAAGCAACTGACCGCGCAACAGGAGAAGCTCGCCGACGAGGCCGAGAAGCTCAGCGAGCAGTACAACGGCCTGCGCGAACGCCTCAAGCAGGCCGAGCACGCCGCGAAACTCGCCAAGGGCAGCGCCCTGCGCCAGAAGCAGGCACTGGACGAGGCGCGCGAACGCATGGCGAAGATCGCCGCGGACAGCTACAAGAACGGCCCGGCGGACCCGGCCATCACCTTCGCCTCGTCCTCCGACCCGCAGGCCGTCCTGGACCAGTCGGCCACCCTCAACTACTTCGCCAAGCAGAACGACACCCGCATCACGCAGATGCTCCAGGTGATGCAGGGCGCCGACCGGTCCCGCAAGGCCGCCGAGCAGCGCGCCGCCCAGGTGCGCGCGCTCACCGGCGAGGCGAAGAAGAAGCGCCGGGAACTCCAGGTCAAGCTCAAGAAGGTCGAGAAGCAGCTCGGCACGTTCAAGACCGCCGGCGCGCGGCCCGGCTCCATCCCCAACCTCAGCTCCGGCGGAGCCTCGGCCAAGGCGATGACGGCCGTCCGGGCCGCCCTGGCCCAGCAGGGCGTGCCCTACTCCTGGGGCGGCGGCACCGCGTCCGGCCCGAGCTACGGCACCGCGCAGGGCGCCAACATCAAGGGCTTCGACTGCTCCGGCCTGACCCTGTACGCCTACGCGCAGGTCGGCATCACCCTCGGCCACTACACCGGCAGCCAGTACAACGCCGGGACCCACGTGAGCATGAGCCAGCTGAAGCCCGGCGACCTGGTGTTCTTCCACAGCGACCTGCACCACATGGGCATGTACATCGGCAACGGCAACATGGTCCACGCACCGCAGACCGGCGACGTCGTCAAGATCGCCCCCCTCGCCGGCCGCCCGTTCGCCGGCGGAGTCCGTGTCGCCTGA
- a CDS encoding DUF6153 family protein, with amino-acid sequence MRTHVGGRPGRDGANTGRRAGRLRRSLRRDVLRLASGLFVLLGLLAMHGFQATSSPVEMSGVPLPSMAAGHAAPVTGAVTGHRPPQDDRSGDHHSDRHSDHPGGQVCLAMLTLLALVTVLLTLCLRRTPPVAVSRLTRIRILLVGRPPPRPSLHRLSVLRL; translated from the coding sequence ATGAGAACGCACGTCGGCGGCCGCCCTGGACGGGACGGCGCGAACACCGGACGGCGGGCGGGACGGCTGAGGCGGTCGTTGCGCCGCGACGTCCTCCGGCTTGCGTCCGGCCTGTTCGTGCTTCTCGGTCTGCTGGCGATGCACGGCTTCCAAGCCACGTCGAGCCCGGTCGAGATGAGCGGCGTTCCGCTGCCGTCCATGGCCGCCGGGCACGCGGCCCCCGTCACCGGAGCGGTGACGGGGCACCGCCCGCCCCAGGACGACCGGTCCGGCGACCATCACTCCGACCGCCACTCGGACCATCCCGGCGGCCAGGTCTGCCTGGCCATGCTGACGCTGCTCGCGCTCGTCACGGTTCTTCTCACGCTGTGCCTGCGGAGGACGCCGCCGGTGGCCGTGTCGAGGCTGACACGGATCCGCATCCTGCTGGTCGGACGGCCGCCGCCGAGACCGTCCCTGCACCGATTGAGCGTGCTGAGGCTGTGA
- a CDS encoding DUF305 domain-containing protein, whose product MKRAFALLTVPALAIALAACGDGDDGGSTGHPMPSHSMPGHSASPGGGQAGPHNGQDVMFAQMMIPHHRQAIEMAGLAATRASSTQVKALAADIKKAQAPEIQQLGAWLKSWDAPVPSPGTTGMGGMHHGGTDGMMSEKDMKELGAAKGEAFDKAFLKMMIEHHEGAVAMAGTERSSGQFPPAQQLAGNIVSSQTAEIAKMRTLLKR is encoded by the coding sequence ATGAAGCGAGCGTTCGCGCTCCTCACCGTCCCGGCCCTGGCGATCGCGCTGGCCGCCTGTGGCGACGGCGACGACGGCGGCTCGACGGGCCACCCGATGCCCTCTCACTCCATGCCCGGCCACTCGGCGTCGCCGGGCGGCGGGCAGGCCGGACCGCACAACGGCCAGGACGTCATGTTCGCGCAGATGATGATCCCGCATCACCGGCAGGCGATCGAGATGGCCGGCCTCGCCGCCACCCGCGCCTCGTCGACGCAGGTGAAGGCCCTGGCCGCCGACATCAAGAAGGCGCAGGCACCGGAGATCCAGCAGCTCGGCGCGTGGCTGAAGAGCTGGGACGCCCCGGTTCCCTCGCCGGGCACGACCGGCATGGGCGGCATGCACCACGGCGGCACGGACGGCATGATGAGCGAGAAGGACATGAAGGAGCTGGGGGCGGCCAAGGGCGAGGCGTTCGACAAGGCGTTCCTGAAGATGATGATCGAGCATCACGAGGGCGCCGTGGCGATGGCCGGGACCGAACGGTCGTCCGGGCAGTTCCCGCCCGCCCAGCAGTTGGCCGGGAACATCGTCTCCTCCCAGACCGCCGAGATCGCCAAGATGCGGACCCTGCTGAAGCGGTGA
- a CDS encoding alpha/beta hydrolase fold domain-containing protein, with the protein MPDDTPPRVLRLPQAPDAIELRHLRAFVAVAEELNFGRAAGRLYLSQPALSRQIQGLERLVGCDLLNRSTHRVELTLAGEALLDRARTLLAGVDDAIATTRSIGGEASGRAGRLWQPIADRNRLGGDLGEMGSEYETMLAGFEPPPEVAVRPVKAGGVPALRLTPPDASPSRVLHLHGGGFVMGSAYGYRPLAGALAAAAGCEVVVPDYRLAPEFPFPAALDDAAGAYLWLLETTPPEQIVIAADSSGASLALSLLLALKDRRLPLPGGAALFCPWIDLACTVLEEEPAGPQPVVTGRVMRQCVEHYLAGHTLDDPLVNPLARPDHLRGLPPLLVQAGTGDHLVGQARRLAEEACEQDVDARLELYPVATHGFHLFWTFLPEAARALDQAGRFIRDVTTPSTQHRTGS; encoded by the coding sequence ATGCCGGACGACACCCCACCGCGCGTGCTCAGGCTGCCCCAGGCGCCCGACGCGATCGAGCTGCGCCATCTGCGCGCGTTCGTCGCCGTCGCCGAGGAGCTGAACTTCGGCCGCGCCGCCGGGCGCCTGTACCTGTCGCAGCCCGCACTGAGCCGCCAGATCCAGGGCCTGGAACGCCTGGTCGGCTGCGACCTGCTGAACCGCTCGACGCACCGGGTGGAGCTGACCCTCGCCGGCGAGGCCCTGCTCGACCGGGCGAGGACCCTGCTGGCCGGCGTGGACGACGCGATCGCGACCACCCGCTCGATCGGCGGCGAGGCGTCCGGCCGCGCTGGCAGGCTGTGGCAGCCGATCGCCGACCGCAACCGCCTCGGCGGCGACCTCGGGGAGATGGGTTCCGAGTACGAGACCATGCTCGCCGGCTTCGAGCCGCCGCCGGAGGTCGCGGTCAGGCCGGTGAAGGCGGGCGGCGTCCCGGCCCTGCGGCTGACGCCGCCGGACGCCTCACCGTCGCGCGTCCTCCACCTGCACGGGGGCGGCTTCGTGATGGGCTCGGCGTACGGGTACCGGCCCCTGGCGGGGGCGCTCGCGGCGGCCGCCGGGTGCGAGGTGGTCGTCCCGGACTACCGGCTCGCGCCGGAGTTCCCCTTCCCGGCGGCCCTCGACGACGCGGCGGGCGCCTACCTCTGGCTGCTCGAAACGACACCGCCCGAGCAGATCGTGATCGCCGCCGACTCCTCGGGGGCGAGCCTGGCCCTGTCCCTGCTGCTCGCGCTGAAGGACCGGCGCCTCCCCCTGCCCGGCGGCGCCGCCCTGTTCTGCCCGTGGATCGACCTGGCCTGCACGGTCCTCGAAGAGGAGCCGGCCGGCCCCCAGCCCGTGGTGACCGGCCGCGTGATGCGCCAGTGCGTCGAGCACTACCTCGCGGGGCACACCCTGGACGACCCGCTGGTGAACCCGCTGGCCCGCCCGGACCACCTGCGGGGCCTGCCGCCCCTGCTGGTCCAGGCGGGCACGGGCGACCACCTCGTCGGCCAGGCCCGCCGCCTGGCGGAGGAGGCCTGCGAGCAGGACGTGGACGCGCGCCTGGAGCTCTACCCGGTGGCCACCCACGGGTTCCACCTCTTCTGGACGTTCCTCCCAGAGGCGGCCCGAGCCCTGGACCAGGCAGGACGCTTCATCCGCGACGTCACCACGCCGTCCACCCAACACCGAACCGGCTCCTGA
- a CDS encoding alpha/beta hydrolase fold domain-containing protein has product MTTTKRVDIHLRGASGPLRAGVRWSGTDDTRLLLHFDGAPDGLGPHAVALSPELDAARPGALDDAAAALGWAADHAAELGAAPARLVVAGRGAGAAIAAGLALLARDEGWPPLERQILVRPRLPEGFAPDLAGVADATVVTGPDDDGRAYAGRLRAAGVPVDQIPADEGSAR; this is encoded by the coding sequence ATGACAACGACGAAACGGGTGGACATCCACCTGCGCGGCGCGTCCGGGCCACTGAGGGCCGGCGTGCGCTGGTCCGGTACGGACGACACGCGCCTGTTGCTGCACTTCGACGGGGCACCGGACGGCCTCGGCCCGCACGCCGTCGCCCTCTCCCCGGAACTCGACGCCGCCCGGCCCGGCGCGCTGGACGACGCGGCCGCCGCGCTCGGCTGGGCCGCCGACCACGCCGCCGAACTCGGTGCCGCGCCCGCGCGCCTCGTCGTCGCCGGGCGGGGAGCCGGGGCGGCCATCGCCGCCGGGCTCGCCCTGCTGGCCCGGGACGAGGGCTGGCCGCCGCTGGAACGCCAGATCCTCGTGCGCCCCCGGCTGCCCGAAGGGTTCGCGCCCGACCTGGCCGGGGTCGCCGACGCCACCGTCGTCACCGGCCCGGACGACGACGGGCGCGCCTACGCCGGGCGCCTGCGGGCCGCCGGCGTCCCCGTCGACCAGATCCCCGCCGACGAGGGGAGCGCCCGATGA